In the Sorghum bicolor cultivar BTx623 chromosome 4, Sorghum_bicolor_NCBIv3, whole genome shotgun sequence genome, TTACAATATTATTAAAACATAAGCAATGTGAAAATAATAAAAGATTTGCTAGCTTAAGTTTAAACATTCAACCCAAAAAACTTTTGTCAAAAGAGACAAATCATGTACGAGAAACGCTCATATGGAAAGAGGACTAGTTTGACATATGGATTTGTTATCTGAGAAAAACACTTTCTGATTAAAAAAAAAGACTTCATATGCTATGTGGGCCATTAATTTATCTTACTGTACACGTGGATGTCAGATTTTTGTGATAATGACCATTGTACCCTTATGCATTGGGGCCGGCCGACAGCCTTCTCAGCTCGGCGGTGGCGAGCGCGCTCGCCGCTCGGCGGGAAGAAGCTGTGCCGCTCCGCTTGGCGCACATCTTCGCCAAGGTGCTGGAGATCCCCTTCGCCGCCGACGCGGACGTTTCCTTCGAGGAGGAGGCGGCAGCGCTGCGGtttgtcgccgccgccgtcgacggAGCGCCCGCGCGCTCGCCGTCAAGATCCACCCGGGGGTAACCAAGGTCGTTGTCCGGAGTCCGGTCCTCTCCTCCGGAGGCGCCaacagcgacgacgacgacgacggggcCGCTGCCTTCGAGTTCAACCGCTGGCGCTTCCACCTCCTGCCCTGCACGCGCCACTCCATGGTCACTGCCACATACGCCGAGGGGCGAGGGCGAGCTCGTCGTCACCGTCCCCAAGGGCGCCAGCCCCGACGACGGCGACAGCGATGGAGCCGCTGTCCTGGGTTGCATTACCATTTGAAACATCTCCATTTCAGGGAGTTGGGCAAGATTATGCTGCCCAGTTCCGTAATGATTTGTCTAGGCTCCCTGACATGGAACGCCTGCTTGTGCGTCTTCTCTCAAGCTGGTAATTTAGTAATTAGTATATTGTATTGTATATCTGTAGGATCTGATGCAATAAACTGGATTGCTGCACCTTTTGGTTGCGTCAGAATACTGTCTTGTGTCTTGCTTTTCTACTTTGGGATCTTTGGAATCTTTTGCCTCTTTGTCTAACCTGAACGACTCAAGCAGTGAAGCTACATTTTTTCTGCAGTGATGAAAACAAGAGAAGGTCATCAGTTGTTCTCTATGAAGATGCACCAGAGTTCAGATAGACTGCTTCAACAGTTTACTGTGCTGTGGGGTGCCAGCACCCAGCAGATGTTCCATCCATGTTCTTCTGTTAGTACATTGATATGCACCGAGGGATTTCAACTAATGATTTGCTCTCCCCAGGTAGAATAACAGCTCTCTTCACTTCagtatgttttctttttctcagAAACTATGAGTTGCAGTCTACAAAAAAGGTAATCACAATGTTTTTTTCCCGCTTGTATTTAAGTGTAAATAAGTACATAAATATATAAGCGAGCTGCTACTGTTGCATATTTGGTTTGCTAATATATATCTACTCAATTTACAAATAGTGtgatccttactaccaactaatactaacaaaaaagaaaagaaaggcaTTCTTCAGAATCTGATTCAGCTATTTCTTTTACAAAATCTGTAATGTTATGTAGTCAATTATTTTGTTGTTGTGCATAAACTAGGTACATTCTTGTGTTGTTTTGTATAAACTAGGTACATTATCATCATTCCTCAAAGTTCACTCCTCTGTTTTTGGTATTAATTGGAGTTGGACAGTTTGCTTGGGGCTAGTTTTGAAATCTgtgtttcttctttctttcatcCTTTGTGCTAAGTTACTGCATATTTCTTTTACTTTGCCTGAACACATGGCAGATTTATTGAATATGGTTCGTAGATGTTCGATTCAAACTGGGATCTATGTTAAGAACTGAAGTCCTAAGACATTCTAAATGTTACAACCAGGGTTTCTTTCGGTACTGATCTCCAGAACTGAAAGAACTAATATAGAACTTTCAAAGGCTGAGTCAGAGACAGAATCAAAATTGGAAGGCATTCAGAACCTGATTCAGCTATTTGTTGAGTATCACACTGAGTGGAGGCAGTTGGCTTCTGTTGTTGCTGGTAACACTTCATGGCTTCATGCAATATTTTCCTTCTTGCACTGTAGTCTATCACAACAGCTTTAGTTTTTAACATTGGTTGCAATGTTCCTAATGTTCTATGATATTTCCTCCTAATTGCTCTCTATTATTTGGCGCCAAAAAACAGGACAGTCAGGACTGTCGGTGGTGGCATAAAAGGAGCCAGCGTATGAAGTTTTTTTGATGGTCCACAGCATATGAAGTTTTTCAGTAGCGACCAAAGAACTAAGATCTTTTATAATGGCTTGTAGGAATTGGCTCAAATGGAAAGGGGTGTTTGTCATAAGAGAATGACCCTCGGAAATTAGAGTTCGGTTCCCTTATGCCAAGCGCCCCAGTAAATCGCCCATTTAATGGCGCGATCCAATATAACATTTGACATTAATTATAGAATATATAAATATTTTAACAAAATCATACAAAAAATAAGGATAACATTAGCAGTGGATAGCACTGTATATCAACCCAACTACTGAAGATGAATCGCAGTGGAGATAAAGTATTTTTGCAATAATTGAAGTAAAAACGTTAACACAGGATGTTCCTAGAAACAAACATTAGCATGGGGGAAAATAGTGTTTCTAGGGCAGGTCCTCTTATGCAGCCGTCTCTGAAAATAAATGGATCTCCAGGGATGATCCATAACATAGCCTGGCTTAGCATTTCTAGAGGTGGGTTGCAGTTCAaactgatcttgaaaaaatATATAGATGCTTGTGAAAAATCATTTGCGTAGAACTTTCTGGCCATTGTTCCAGGTAAATATGGTGTTGACTTTTCAATTAGCaagccgtatacggtataccaGACCACAGGCTAGGTCAAATCTGCCGTGTACCTTCTCTGCTTCCAAGTCATGAAACATTCTAACTACTACCATTATTCTTTTAGTCATTGTTGCTTTCAATTTTGGTATCAAGCCATGCATGCTTTGGGCAGGAGCAGGACTGCAGTATATACTAATACCAGCTTTATTTGCAGTGAAAATGTTTTCAACTAAGGCTCTATGGTGTGAAATGTGTAAGTCATCAGACACTGTAAGCTTTCTACCTTTCCTTGTGATAACGGTACGGTGTGTGTTCCCACCGATGATGACCTGCTTATTAGCTAGGAATAAGATGGGTTGGTCTATATGATGTTAACACAGTATACGTACAGTCAGGGAGGTAGGTAGGACGACTCATCACAGGTCATCATCAGTTCCTATCCAAATAAATCCCTGGTTTAATTGGTTTCACTTGACTTGGGGCACTTTTGAATTCCAAGACAACTAGTGGACTCGAAAATTCATCCAGTCGATTCAGAAAAATGATGAAAATATCTTTTCTTTTAATACAGACCTCATGTAGCAGATTACCCAATTTTGAAGCAATTGATGATAACAATGCTATATTGTAAGAGTAATTGATggtcaaagcatatttgtttctATACACTTGCACAAATATCCTAGTATGcgattcctcaaaaaaaaaaaatcgtagTATGCCAGGCAAGGGCACCTCCAAGAAAGTAAGGAGGTTTCCATTTAAATTTCACAAGAGGTAAAGGACCTTTGTGATGTTTTTTTCCTACTAATATACGTACAAAGCGTGGGACTGAAGGAGCTACGCTAGGCTCACCATTTCATCAGTGCTTGCTTCCAGTCCTGCATACCCCCTCAGCTCGGACCTCGGGGAAGATGCTCAAGGCCATGATCCTCATTTCGGTGCTGCTGCTCGCTGTTGCTTCTCTACCTCGGGCACAATCACAAAGTACACCTCTCTCTCTAAGTACACAACTAATCCTTTGTAGAGTCATTACTTGTTCGAGCATGGAATGGTTTGGTTAATGCTTCACAATAATTCCTTTGAAATTCATGTGGAATGTTGGGCATTCTAAAGGAATTTTGGAGGAAACTAAACATGATCCACAACTTCATTGTTTTGTTTCCTATGTTTTCCCTGGAACGTTTCCAAAGGCATATTTCTAAATTTTTCTTTGTTTTGAAATCCTATAGGATTTGTCATCCCTACGTTTTTTTCCTATTCCTGCGTATTGTACATCTTAGGTAGTTTGTGCTCCAAGGTTAATTGGATTTTTCTGAGTGTGGTCCATGGCACAAACCTTTGCCTGCTTGCTATGGCACTGATGACGTGACATGTTGTTCATGGCAATAACTGTACTTTAACAGCATGCCAACTGGTCTTGGTCTagtgtagtattttttttaaaaaaaaaatttcaagaggGGGGGGGATTATTATGCTCCACACCTGATTTCATTGATGGTTAGAATATTTTCCCTTGGTGGCTTACATGAAAGAGAGAATTCCCAGAAAGAATATACATTGAGGAAAGCACATTGAGCTACTTTGTGTTTCCAATGGAGGCTTGAAACAGATCATCTGCTACTGATTTCTGCCTTCTTGGAAGCCTTGTTCACCATAATTTAGCGTCAGCTTGGCAGGAGATAAGAACCTTACATAGGTTGGGTGGTTTGTTGCGGAAGACAACAACatttttttatgtttttctttGTGTGAGAGAAAGAAATAGTAGCTAGAAACAATATGACAATCATATATATCTCCCATGCATATACCtggttctctttttttctttgatGCATTGTTTTTCATCTTGAAATATATATCTTGTTCCAGATGGCTCGCTGGCCGTAGGGCAGTCTTTGCAAGTTGGTCAAACACTTGTTTCAGCACAAGCTATCTTTGTGTTGGGTTTCTTCACGAATGGGGACAACACATATCTAGGAATATGGTACAATTACATAAAGCCTCAAACAGTCATCTGGGTGGCAAACCGTGACAACCCAATAAAAGGAGGCAATGGAAGTCTTACCTTCATCCAAAGTTCTCTTGTCCTTCTGgatacaagaagaggaagcaCCCCTGTATGGTTTACTGACTCACTCAACACCAACAATCCACAAGCCTTCCTTCTTGACTCTGGTAACCTCATCATCAACGACACCACCATGTCTGGGAGTACTCCTGGTCGAGTACTATGGCGAAGTTTTGATCATCCCTGTGACACATTGTTGTCTGGCATGAGAATTGGGTACGACACGTCGGCAGCGAATAATGGCTTGTTGCAGCTTGTATCATGGAAGAGCGAATCGGACCCGTCTCCTGGGGACTACACCATCAGCATGGATCCGAAACGACTGCCTGGACTGTTCTTGTTCAATGGCACTGATTTGAAGTGCAGGACTGGTCCATGGAACGGCCAGGGCTTCAACGGCCAGCCATATCTCAAGACGACGAACGATGTGGCGTTCTACATGACTGTGCACGAAGGCAGCGCTTATTACTCGTTCATGGCTTTGAACACATCAGTCCAGTGGCGACTTGTCCTGACGCCAGATGGCATTGCCCATCGCTGGTACAACAGCAACCCCAACAACGAGTGGGCTGAGTACTGGTACTGGCCTCAGTCTCAGTGTGATTCCTATGCGTTCTGCGGTCCGAATGCCATTTGCTCCAGTGCTGTCTGCCAATGCCTgccggagttcctccccaagtCACCCATCGATTGGAACCAGAGGAACTTCGCTGGTGGCTGCGTGAGGAGCGTGTCACCGTTTTCTTGCTCGTCGGCGAATGGGTTTAGCAGGATCTCACTTGTCAAGGTCCCTGACACACAGAACGCCACCTTGGTTCAAGTCAAGAGCTTGGATGACTGCAGGGAGCTGTGCTTAAGGAACTGCTCGTGCAATGCTTACGCTTATGCCCTGCCTGGAGAGGGCGACTGTGTCATGTGGTCAGGTGATCTGCTCGATACTGTTCAGCTTACTTTAGGGACCAATGATCTGTACACTCGGATTTCCCATAATGATGATCCGTCTCACACAGGTATGTTTCGATGATCATTCCTATCAATGTAAGAGTTTATTTAGTACTTTATTATACTATAAATTTGAATCCCTATTCTTTTTATAGATAGACAAACTGCTATCATTGTCTCTGTCTCTGTTGTTGGAGGGTTCCTGCTTATTTCTGTATTGCTAGGATTTTGTTATCGTCGAAGCCAACGAAAGCATTTACCACTAGTACTTGGTACGCACGATTACTATTTATCATTCACGATTTTTATGAATGATCAGGATTATACATCATTTCATTCGTGAAAAAACTTGTGCAATCAGAATTGTTTGGAACAGAACATGAGCGTGCACCAGGTTCTAAGCTTACAGCCCACCTTGAGCAGAGTTTAGATCTGGATGCTATCAGAGTCGCCACCAACAATTTTGCTGAACGAAATAGTATCATTTCTACCCGATCTAAGACCATCTACAAGGTACTTAATCAGTTTTCCTTTTGGAGTTTTGGTTGTGAGTCTGTTATTAAATTAGTATATATGAAGAACTTGTCATCATTGGCATTGCTCAGGGAACACTACCGAATGTTGGTGATTTGACAATCAAAAGAGTAAACACGGAAGCGGGGCTTGAGGAGTTAAAAAATGAGGTGAAAATTCTTGCAAGGCTTCACCACCCGAACGTCATAAGGATGATGGGATCTTGCATAGGGAATAACGACAACTTAATATGCTATGAATATATGCCCGGTGGTAGCCTTGATGCAGTTCTTTTCGGtatgttttttttcttgtaATATAAGTGGATGCAGACATAATTATCATAAGAATAGTGTCATTTGTATAAGATGCATGTTGGTCTTACCAGCCATGAATCTGAGGTGTGTGCAGCTGAAGATGAGAAGTACGGAGTGCTCGACTGGCCTTCACGTCTTTGTATCTTGCAA is a window encoding:
- the LOC8085220 gene encoding receptor-like serine/threonine-protein kinase SD1-8 isoform X10, with the protein product MLKAMILISVLLLAVASLPRAQSQNGSLAVGQSLQVGQTLVSAQAIFVLGFFTNGDNTYLGIWYNYIKPQTVIWVANRDNPIKGGNGSLTFIQSSLVLLDTRRGSTPVWFTDSLNTNNPQAFLLDSGNLIINDTTMSGSTPGRVLWRSFDHPCDTLLSGMRIGYDTSAANNGLLQLVSWKSESDPSPGDYTISMDPKRLPGLFLFNGTDLKCRTGPWNGQGFNGQPYLKTTNDVAFYMTVHEGSAYYSFMALNTSVQWRLVLTPDGIAHRWYNSNPNNEWAEYWYWPQSQCDSYAFCGPNAICSSAVCQCLPEFLPKSPIDWNQRNFAGGCVRSVSPFSCSSANGFSRISLVKVPDTQNATLVQVKSLDDCRELCLRNCSCNAYAYALPGEGDCVMWSGDLLDTVQLTLGTNDLYTRISHNDDPSHTDRQTAIIVSVSVVGGFLLISVLLGFCYRRSQRKHLPLVLELFGTEHERAPGSKLTAHLEQSLDLDAIRVATNNFAERNSIISTRSKTIYKGTLPNVGDLTIKRVNTEAGLEELKNEVKILARLHHPNVIRMMGSCIGNNDNLICYEYMPGGSLDAVLFAEDEKYGVLDWPSRLCILQGICEGLLYLHEHCRIIHRDIDPSNILLSDDLIPKISDFGLATLLDQGQSEGKAESFEGTRSYSAPELFHRKSYSAKSDVYSFGVVLLEIVTGCKAASFRREDADDLPTYVRQHWTQGTAEQLKDPRMGDAPRGEVSRCIHIGLRCVQDDPDVRPTMPYIRNTLAAIRS